In Streptomyces sp. P9-A4, the genomic window GAAGGAGTACACCTGCTACTACGCCCGGGTCCTCGACACCGACCTGCCGCTGGCGATCGACGTCGTCTGCGACATGCTCACGGGCTCGCTCATCCTCGATGCGGACGTGGACGCCGAGCGCGGCGTCATCCTCGAAGAGATCGCGATGACCGAGGACGACCCCGGTGACGTCGTGCACGAGCTGTTCGCGCAGACGATGTTCGGCGACACCCCGCTGGGCCGCCCGGTCCTCGGCACCGTCGACACGGTCAACGCGCTCAGCCGCGGCCAGATCGCCCGCTTCTACAAGAAGCACTACGACCCCACCCACCTGGTCGTCGCCGCCGCGGGCAACGTCGACCACGCCACGGTGGTACGCCAGGTCCGCCGCGCCTTCGAGAAGGCCGGCGCCCTCGGACGTACCGACGTCACCCCCATCGCCCCCCGCGACGGCCGGCGCACCCTGCGCGCTGCGGGTCGCGTCGAGCTGCTCAACCGCAAGACCGAGCAGGCCCACGTGGTCCTCGGCATGCCGGGCCTGGCCCGCACCGACGAGCGCCGCTGGGCTCTGGGCGTGCTGAACACGGCCCTCGGCGGCGGCATGTCCTCCCGTCTCTTCCAGGAGGTCCGCGAGAAGCGCGGCCTGGCCTACAGCGTGTACTCGTACACCTCGGGCTTCGCCGACTGCGGCCTCTTCGGGGTGTACGCGGGCTGCCGGCCCGGCCAGGTCCACGACGTCCTGAAGATCTGCCGCGACGAGCTCCACAAGGTCGCGTCCGACGGCCTCACGGACGACGAGATCGCCCGCGCCGTCGGCCAGCTCTCGGGTTCGACCGTGCTGGGCCTGGAGGACACCGGTGCGCTGATGAACCGCATCGGCAAGAGCGAGCTGTGCTGGGGCACCCAGATGTCGGTGGACGACATGCTGGACCGGATCGCGGCCGTCACCCCGGACGAGGTCCGGGAGGTCGCCCGCGATGTACTGGACCAGCGGCCCTCGCTCTCGGTGATCGGCCCGCTGAAGGACAAGCAGGCGGACCGCCTCCACCAAGCGGTCTCCTGACCCACGAGTCCCCTAAGGAATTCAGAGCAATGAGCAAGCTGCGCGTGGCGGTCCTCGGTGCACGGGGCCGTATCGGCTCCGAGGCCGTGAGGGCCGTCGAGGCCGCCGAGGACATGGAACTGGTCGCGGCCCTCGGCCGCGGGGACGAGCTGGAGGCGCTCACCGAGGCGGGCGCCCAGGTGGTCGTCGAGCTGACCACCCCGGACTCGGTCATGGCGAACCTCGACTTCTGCGTGCGCCACGGCATCCACGCGGTCGTCGGCACCACCGGCTGGACCGAGGACCGCCTCGCGCAGCTGAGGACCTGGCTCGCCG contains:
- a CDS encoding M16 family metallopeptidase translates to MTSRSSVTTARPSSEGRAVARTQTLLPGKDGIGTVRRTTLPGGLRIVTETLPSVRSATFGIWAHVGSRDETPALNGATHYLEHLLFKGTQQRSALDISAAIDAVGGEMNAFTAKEYTCYYARVLDTDLPLAIDVVCDMLTGSLILDADVDAERGVILEEIAMTEDDPGDVVHELFAQTMFGDTPLGRPVLGTVDTVNALSRGQIARFYKKHYDPTHLVVAAAGNVDHATVVRQVRRAFEKAGALGRTDVTPIAPRDGRRTLRAAGRVELLNRKTEQAHVVLGMPGLARTDERRWALGVLNTALGGGMSSRLFQEVREKRGLAYSVYSYTSGFADCGLFGVYAGCRPGQVHDVLKICRDELHKVASDGLTDDEIARAVGQLSGSTVLGLEDTGALMNRIGKSELCWGTQMSVDDMLDRIAAVTPDEVREVARDVLDQRPSLSVIGPLKDKQADRLHQAVS